A section of the Malania oleifera isolate guangnan ecotype guangnan chromosome 2, ASM2987363v1, whole genome shotgun sequence genome encodes:
- the LOC131149146 gene encoding uncharacterized protein LOC131149146 isoform X6 has product MMMQRRLWEDEHADTVAVLGAELAASDAALGLINLPTLTKKEETRWMVPSSSSGDADMAAVGGEKMAAYSAAAAKILRRRQVSIPCCKFEKPYSQQAELAGSPTPPLPRNPPEHYA; this is encoded by the exons ATGATGATGCAAAGGAGGCTGTGGGAGGACGAACATGCCGATACCGTTGCTGTCTTAGGGGCAGAGTTGGCTGCATCCGATGCTGCGCTGGGTCTCATCAATTTGCCCACGCTCACGAAG AAGGAAGAAACCAGGTGGATGGTTCCAAGCAGTTCGTCGGGAGATGCCGATATGGCTGCTGTGGGTGGGGAAAAAATGGCTGCATACAGTGCTGCCGCCGCAAAAATCCTCCGCAGACGGCAG GTTTCAATTCCATGCTGTAAATTTGAGAAGCCATACTCCCAACAAGCTGAGCTAGCAGGTTCCCCTACACCGCCGCTGCCTCGAAATCCGCCGGAGCACTATGCCTAG
- the LOC131149146 gene encoding CYC02 protein-like isoform X1 has translation MINSRLFILLGLLLFAASLFTPCWDAAAMAPTDEKKLDAATEGGNQVVDDDAKEAVGGRTCRYRCCLRGRVGCIRCCAGSHQFAHAHEEGRNQVDGSKQFVGRCRYGCCGWGKNGCIQCCRRKNPPQTAEERNQTAYAKQFVRRCPYGCCGLGRYGCVWCCRHKKPPQMAREEFFSVL, from the exons ATGATCAACTCCAGGCTTTTCATTTTGCTGGGTCTTCTGTTATTTGCTGCTTCCCTGTTCACCCCCTGCTGGGATGCGGCGGCAATGGCACCTACAGATGAGAAAAAAT TGGATGCAGCTACAGAAGGAGGAAACCAGGTAGTAGATGATGATGCAAAGGAGGCTGTGGGAGGACGAACATGCCGATACCGTTGCTGTCTTAGGGGCAGAGTTGGCTGCATCCGATGCTGCGCTGGGTCTCATCAATTTGCCCACGCTCACGAAG AAGGAAGAAACCAGGTGGATGGTTCCAAGCAGTTCGTCGGGAGATGCCGATATGGCTGCTGTGGGTGGGGAAAAAATGGCTGCATACAGTGCTGCCGCCGCAAAAATCCTCCGCAGACGGCAG AGGAAAGAAACCAGACGGCTTATGCCAAACAGTTTGTAAGGAGGTGCCCATACGGTTGTTGTGGTTTAGGCAGATATGGTTGTGTATGGTGCTGCCGCCATAAAAAGCCACCGCAGATGGCAAGAGAGGAGTTTTTTtccgttttataa
- the LOC131149146 gene encoding CYC02 protein-like isoform X5, giving the protein MINSRLFILLGLLLFAASLFTPCWDAAAMAPTDEKKLDAATEGGNQVVDDDAKEAVGGRTCRYRCCLRGRVGCIRCCAGSHQFAHAHEEGRNQVDGSKQFVGRCRYGCCGWGKNGCIQCCRRKNPPQTAGAPDRRAGKALLI; this is encoded by the exons ATGATCAACTCCAGGCTTTTCATTTTGCTGGGTCTTCTGTTATTTGCTGCTTCCCTGTTCACCCCCTGCTGGGATGCGGCGGCAATGGCACCTACAGATGAGAAAAAAT TGGATGCAGCTACAGAAGGAGGAAACCAGGTAGTAGATGATGATGCAAAGGAGGCTGTGGGAGGACGAACATGCCGATACCGTTGCTGTCTTAGGGGCAGAGTTGGCTGCATCCGATGCTGCGCTGGGTCTCATCAATTTGCCCACGCTCACGAAG AAGGAAGAAACCAGGTGGATGGTTCCAAGCAGTTCGTCGGGAGATGCCGATATGGCTGCTGTGGGTGGGGAAAAAATGGCTGCATACAGTGCTGCCGCCGCAAAAATCCTCCGCAGACGGCAG